The Romeriopsis navalis LEGE 11480 nucleotide sequence GTAGAGTTAGTGTTTGGGGCGGGAAAATCCGAATTGATGCGGCTCGAATTTTCCTCTTATCCTAGCCGCTTTTGATCCCGAAGAAATGTAAAAGAGTATGACAGATGTAGTGCAGTCGATGCTATCACCGACGGAACAGGCAATTCAATCCTGGATTGAGCGGCTACGTTCCCAGGTACAGCGCGATACGATCGCCAATTGGCGGACTGAAACGGCGGATCAGTTAGCCATTAATGCCAAAGGTCATATTGCTTGGGAGAAAGGTCTAAAGCCGCTGACCTTGATGCAAACGCTGACCTTGCCGAGTCAGCTTGAAGATTATCCACTGGCTGGTTTGACCGCACGTTTAGCTTTGACTTGGTGGGCTGAGGCCGCGCAGGTTTTTGTGAATGGCGAGTTAGTGCAGGAAGGGGATTTATTTGATCATTCGGTGCGGTTGGTGTTGAGCCGGGAGGCCAAAGCGGGTGAGACGTTTGAGGTGGTCGTTAAGCTGATCAGTCCGGGCCATGATGACGGGGCATTGATGCGATCGCGGCTGATCTTTGAAGCTGATTTTGAAGCGGACTATACACAGATTGATCCGGGGTTTGTGGCCGACGAAGTGGCCGTGATCGAGGGATATTTGAAGGCATTTGAACCGGAGGGATTGGTTGCCTTCTTGGCGGTTTTGCAAGAAGTGCTCCCGTCAGGGGAAAGTCCTCAGCTTGTCAAGTTGGCCACCTTGCGCGATCGCCTCACGCCCTATTCATACCGGATTAAACAACATACGATTTCCCTCCTAGGCCATGCCCACCTCGATATGGCTTGGCTCTGGACGGTGGCTGATACCTGGAAAGCCGCAGAGCGGACCTTTGATTCGGTACTCAGTCTACAAAAAGACTTTCCCGAAATGGTGTTTTGTCATACAACACCGTTGTTATACGACTGGATGGAGCAGTATCGCCCGGATCTATTCACGGTGATCAAACAGCAAATTGAAGCGGGGCAGTGGGAAGCACTAGGCGGGATGTGGGTCGAGCCAGAATTGAATCTGGTGGATGCGGAGTCGATTGTGCGGCAAATTCTCTATGGACAGCAGTATTATCAAACCAAATTCGGGTTTACCAGTCGGATTGCTTGGTTGCCGGATACCTTTGGGTTCTGTTGGCAGTTGCCACAGCTTCTGAAGCAGGGCGGGATGGATTATTTTGTTACCCAGAAACTGCGCTGGAATGATACGACGCGCTATCCCCATGAGCGATTTAACTGGCAAGCGCCGGATGGGACGGTGATTTTGAGCTTTATGTCGCCGCCGATCGGGGAAGGCATTGACCCAATTAAGTTGAGTGATTATTGCTGGGAATGGACCCAGCGAACGGGCGGTGATCGTCATCCCATGTGGTTACCGGGAATGGGGGATCACGGTGGTGGGCCGACTCGGGATATGTTGGAAATTGTCCGGCGATGGCAAACTTCGCCATTTTTCCCAGAGTTGGTGTTTGAATCGGCAGCGGCATATCTGGCGCGATGGGATACAGCAGTTGCGCCATCCCTTCAACCGGAAAATCTCGCCGAATCGTCTCCGGCTGTCCCAGGTCTGGAGGCAGAGCCGGATTGTGCTGAAGTTATCCACTCACAGCTGGCACTACCGACACATCACCGAGATATCTATCTGGAACTTCATCGCGGTTGTTATACCGTTCATGCCGATCAAAAGGCCTTCAACCGTGATAGTCAAAATGCGCTTTACAGCGCCGAGTTGTGGAGTTCGATCGCCGCGTTGTTGCTCAATCGGGCTTACCCTAAACAAAAACTAGAAACGGCATGGAAACAAGTGTTGTTAAACCAATTCCATGACATTTTGCCGGGGAGCTCAATTACCGCTGTCTATGATGAGGCAAATCCCGCATGGCAAGCCGCGATTCAGACCGGCAATCGGTTAACGCAACAAGCCTTGAAAGCCTTATTTACGGCGATCGATAAACCCGCGCCGCCTGTGCCCAATGCCACCCCGATTGTTGTGTTTAATGCGCTGAACTGGCGACGATCGGCCCTGGCCCGTGTAGCGCATCCGAATATTGAGCAGACAGAACATCCTTGCCTCTGGAAAATCTATCCCCAGGATCACCCAGACGATTTAACCAAGTTTATTCCGGCCTACGTAGAGCCGGATGCCAAGGCCTGGGAAAACGTCTGGGTCGAATTCCCGGTGAATGATATGCCGGCCTGTGGGTATCGGCTTTACTGGTTAGTGACGGAAACACAGCCCTTTGATCAAGCCGGACCCAGCGAAGGCGAATATACGATCGAGAATGAATTCCTCAAAGTCGAAATTGACATCAATAGTGGCGATATCGTGCAGCTCTGGGATAAGCATAACCAGCGCGATGTGTTCGCCGATTATGCGAACCAGATCGAACTATTCCAAGATGCTGGGCAATATTGGGATGCCTGGAATATTGACCCAGAATATGAACAGTATCCGCTGCCACCGAGTCAACATTTTGATGTGGTCCGGATGGAATCGCTCTATATCCAGGAACTCTGGGCTGTGGGGCAAGGTGGTTCTCGGGGATATGTTCTCGAAGCGGGTTGCCCTTGGCTAACGATTAAGGCGCAACTAAAAGGCGATGAACGCCACGTGATGCAGAA carries:
- a CDS encoding alpha-mannosidase, with translation MTDVVQSMLSPTEQAIQSWIERLRSQVQRDTIANWRTETADQLAINAKGHIAWEKGLKPLTLMQTLTLPSQLEDYPLAGLTARLALTWWAEAAQVFVNGELVQEGDLFDHSVRLVLSREAKAGETFEVVVKLISPGHDDGALMRSRLIFEADFEADYTQIDPGFVADEVAVIEGYLKAFEPEGLVAFLAVLQEVLPSGESPQLVKLATLRDRLTPYSYRIKQHTISLLGHAHLDMAWLWTVADTWKAAERTFDSVLSLQKDFPEMVFCHTTPLLYDWMEQYRPDLFTVIKQQIEAGQWEALGGMWVEPELNLVDAESIVRQILYGQQYYQTKFGFTSRIAWLPDTFGFCWQLPQLLKQGGMDYFVTQKLRWNDTTRYPHERFNWQAPDGTVILSFMSPPIGEGIDPIKLSDYCWEWTQRTGGDRHPMWLPGMGDHGGGPTRDMLEIVRRWQTSPFFPELVFESAAAYLARWDTAVAPSLQPENLAESSPAVPGLEAEPDCAEVIHSQLALPTHHRDIYLELHRGCYTVHADQKAFNRDSQNALYSAELWSSIAALLLNRAYPKQKLETAWKQVLLNQFHDILPGSSITAVYDEANPAWQAAIQTGNRLTQQALKALFTAIDKPAPPVPNATPIVVFNALNWRRSALARVAHPNIEQTEHPCLWKIYPQDHPDDLTKFIPAYVEPDAKAWENVWVEFPVNDMPACGYRLYWLVTETQPFDQAGPSEGEYTIENEFLKVEIDINSGDIVQLWDKHNQRDVFADYANQIELFQDAGQYWDAWNIDPEYEQYPLPPSQHFDVVRMESLYIQELWAVGQGGSRGYVLEAGCPWLTIKAQLKGDERHVMQKACFPLNLEADYATYETAAGAITRTTRPQTIAEKVQWEVPGLRWADMTHTDGSYGVSILSDRKHGYDHTPNQIRLTLLRGTEWPDPEADKGSHHFSYAIYPHTGSWKTANTVQKAREMSQPLQSIIGVPMTAPAIGTLPAEGTFLEMNAQNLVLMTLKQSEANPQTYILRCYESQGETAIFNPTGLLLKSRQLGDRLNLLEQPQAGERQFTPWQIASFQI